Proteins encoded by one window of Cellvibrio sp. KY-GH-1:
- a CDS encoding EAL domain-containing protein, which yields MMPDSFADNKSMLLLLIEDDDVDMEKIKRTLAKTLLKLRIMESTSASHAEELLKQYQFDCVMVDYILEDTNGSDLIDKILNHRHKPTPVIMISQYSDERVIADAMREGLFDYLPKRNLDADLLRKTLLASQIWADTELQTKEDRTRFNQLAEGLPQLTWTCLADGRCDFVNRRWCEYTGRTLESQLGYGWLDNVHLDDRDYLMKSWRAAVESGKEMFVIFRIRRHDGAYRWFDTRAIPQRDNSGEIVRWLGSNTDITDVELTRQALANSEQLFQAVFEYAPLGMMLVNLHGQIIKINPALCQILGYDNHIFDNEREPPPTLFTKFISEQDLDNAQFQLEKLRSDSIRFVQFEAQLSTRATHYVPTLISAAFINKFNDQSCYLLQISDLSERKRYESQLIKLAHYDTLTGLGNRAKLHQEIEFLIKKSHRNAAPFAVLFGDIDHFKQINDGLGHEAGDQLLKIIARRLQKALRHEDSVCRLGGDEFVILLQDVTKFEAVVSVAEKLIKKVRKPIKLGTNRVHVGMSFGIALYPTDGNDAKTLLRNADSALYDAKAKGRNCYQLYRKELTEYVHNRLLLDADLRKAISNREFELHYQPVVSLDTREIISAEALIRWNHPTRGMVPPDEFIAYAQEAGLIVAMGEWIVKQACVQAKEWEKAGHPISVSVNISARQFVQQNLLSIINQALESSGLPAHRLTVEITEQMFLENTDNNLKQISELKAMGIKISLDDFGVGYSSLSYIIRFAPHYLKVDRSFVNRIGTAKEHDEMVKAIIGLSKIIPMQIVGEGVEDTNQQDFLQMHGCDFGQGYLFSRPLPQQKLLDFLNEYTNREAAKIA from the coding sequence ATGATGCCGGATAGCTTTGCAGACAATAAATCCATGTTGCTATTGTTAATTGAAGACGACGATGTCGACATGGAGAAAATTAAACGTACATTGGCCAAAACCTTGCTCAAGTTGCGGATTATGGAGTCCACTTCAGCAAGCCATGCCGAAGAACTGTTAAAACAATATCAATTCGATTGCGTCATGGTTGATTACATTCTGGAGGATACGAATGGTTCAGATTTAATCGACAAAATTTTGAATCATAGACACAAACCAACACCCGTAATTATGATCAGTCAGTATTCTGACGAACGTGTAATTGCGGACGCAATGCGCGAGGGCTTATTTGATTACCTCCCAAAACGCAACCTAGATGCCGACTTATTGCGCAAGACCTTGTTGGCCAGCCAGATATGGGCAGACACCGAGCTACAGACGAAAGAAGACCGAACCCGGTTTAACCAACTCGCTGAAGGCCTACCGCAACTAACCTGGACTTGTTTGGCAGATGGACGATGCGATTTTGTCAATCGCCGCTGGTGCGAATACACAGGCAGAACATTGGAATCTCAATTGGGCTATGGATGGCTCGATAATGTTCATCTGGATGACCGGGACTATCTGATGAAATCCTGGCGCGCTGCGGTAGAGTCTGGAAAGGAGATGTTTGTTATTTTCCGCATCCGCCGCCACGACGGCGCCTATCGTTGGTTTGACACACGTGCAATACCACAACGAGACAATTCCGGAGAGATCGTACGTTGGCTTGGTAGCAACACGGATATCACTGATGTGGAGTTAACTCGCCAGGCACTTGCAAACAGCGAGCAACTTTTTCAAGCAGTGTTTGAATATGCTCCTTTGGGAATGATGCTGGTTAACCTGCACGGCCAGATTATTAAAATTAACCCCGCCTTGTGCCAAATTCTTGGTTATGACAACCATATTTTCGACAACGAGCGCGAGCCGCCACCCACCTTATTTACAAAATTTATAAGCGAACAAGATCTGGATAACGCGCAATTTCAGTTGGAAAAATTGCGTTCAGACTCAATACGATTTGTGCAATTTGAAGCACAACTATCTACTCGCGCAACGCACTATGTACCCACGCTAATAAGCGCCGCTTTTATTAACAAGTTTAATGATCAGTCATGTTACCTACTGCAGATCTCTGATTTATCTGAACGAAAACGTTACGAATCACAACTCATTAAGCTTGCGCATTACGACACCCTAACTGGCCTGGGGAACCGCGCCAAGCTGCATCAGGAAATTGAATTTTTAATTAAAAAATCCCACCGTAACGCGGCACCCTTTGCGGTGCTGTTTGGCGACATAGATCACTTCAAACAAATTAATGATGGGCTCGGCCATGAAGCAGGCGACCAGCTGTTGAAAATCATCGCCCGACGCTTGCAAAAAGCGCTTCGCCACGAAGACAGCGTTTGCCGTTTGGGAGGCGATGAATTTGTAATTCTTTTACAAGATGTGACCAAATTTGAAGCCGTGGTTTCCGTCGCAGAAAAGCTGATTAAAAAAGTTCGCAAGCCAATAAAGCTTGGCACTAACCGGGTTCATGTGGGAATGAGCTTTGGGATCGCACTCTACCCTACCGATGGCAATGATGCTAAAACGCTACTGCGAAATGCGGACAGCGCACTCTACGATGCAAAAGCTAAAGGCAGAAATTGCTATCAACTTTATCGTAAAGAATTAACCGAGTACGTACACAACCGTTTATTACTGGATGCAGATTTACGCAAAGCCATCAGCAACCGCGAATTCGAACTGCACTATCAACCTGTAGTCAGTTTGGACACCCGCGAAATCATTTCTGCCGAGGCTTTAATTCGCTGGAATCACCCAACGCGCGGCATGGTGCCGCCAGACGAGTTCATTGCCTACGCACAGGAAGCGGGGCTAATAGTTGCCATGGGCGAATGGATTGTTAAGCAAGCCTGTGTTCAGGCCAAGGAGTGGGAAAAAGCAGGCCACCCGATTTCGGTATCGGTTAATATTTCAGCACGGCAATTCGTGCAACAAAATTTGTTATCCATCATTAACCAAGCGCTAGAAAGTTCCGGCTTGCCTGCGCACCGACTAACTGTTGAAATTACCGAGCAAATGTTTTTGGAAAATACGGACAATAACTTGAAACAAATCAGCGAACTCAAGGCAATGGGAATAAAAATATCGCTGGATGATTTTGGGGTAGGCTATTCCTCGCTGAGCTACATTATCCGGTTTGCACCTCATTATTTGAAAGTGGACCGCTCCTTTGTTAATCGTATCGGCACCGCCAAAGAACATGATGAAATGGTCAAAGCGATCATTGGTCTCAGTAAAATCATCCCTATGCAAATCGTTGGCGAAGGTGTTGAAGACACTAACCAACAAGATTTTTTACAAATGCATGGCTGTGACTTTGGTCAAGGCTACTTATTTTCACGCCCATTACCACAACAAAAGCTACTTGACTTCCTCAACGAATACACCAATCGAGAAGCAGCAAAAATCGCGTGA
- a CDS encoding LysR family transcriptional regulator, which yields MIEIRHLKTLIALRETGSLVEAAERLFLTQSALSHQLKELESRLECELFIRKSRPLRFSEAGKRILQLADDVIAKVAEAERDVKKLVHGEAGRLYMAIECHSCFNWLMPTIDIYRNQWPGIELDFSGGFTFEPLPALAQGDIDLVITSDPQAIKGVEYVPLFGYEMQIALANNHSLIEKPFLQPQDLVDQTLITYPVARNRLDIFNQFLGPANLEPKAVRTSELTLMMVQLVASGRGVCALPNWVLAEYVLQGLISVRSAGLKGIWPTLYAAVREEQVQAPFVQDFLQLAQAHCLKNLQGVIQVSS from the coding sequence ATGATCGAAATCCGCCATTTAAAAACCCTGATAGCGTTACGCGAAACCGGTAGTCTGGTGGAGGCTGCTGAACGGTTGTTCCTCACCCAATCAGCCTTGTCCCACCAGTTAAAAGAACTGGAATCCCGGTTGGAATGCGAGTTGTTCATCCGTAAAAGCCGCCCTTTGCGTTTCAGCGAAGCCGGTAAACGCATTTTGCAATTGGCGGATGACGTAATTGCTAAAGTTGCTGAAGCTGAGCGCGATGTTAAAAAGTTAGTGCATGGAGAAGCGGGGCGCTTGTATATGGCGATTGAATGCCACAGCTGTTTTAACTGGCTGATGCCGACGATTGATATTTATCGCAACCAATGGCCTGGCATTGAGCTGGATTTTTCCGGTGGCTTTACCTTTGAGCCGCTGCCCGCATTGGCACAAGGTGATATTGATTTGGTGATTACGTCGGATCCGCAAGCGATTAAAGGAGTGGAGTATGTGCCGCTATTTGGCTATGAAATGCAAATCGCACTGGCAAACAATCATTCATTGATCGAAAAGCCATTTTTACAGCCGCAGGATTTGGTGGACCAAACGTTAATTACCTATCCGGTTGCGCGCAATCGTCTGGATATTTTTAACCAGTTTTTGGGGCCGGCAAACCTTGAGCCGAAAGCGGTGCGTACCTCGGAATTAACACTCATGATGGTGCAATTGGTTGCCAGCGGTCGCGGGGTCTGTGCGCTGCCCAATTGGGTGCTGGCTGAGTATGTCCTTCAAGGGCTAATTAGCGTGCGCTCCGCGGGTCTTAAAGGTATTTGGCCCACGTTATATGCCGCGGTTCGTGAAGAGCAGGTGCAAGCTCCATTTGTGCAGGATTTTTTGCAGCTCGCGCAAGCGCACTGCCTCAAAAATCTGCAAGGTGTTATTCAGGTGAGTTCATAA
- a CDS encoding DUF1852 domain-containing protein yields the protein MNTDFTFAIKSIRFDENYLPSDTTRITTNFANLARGERRQENLRNTLKMIDNRFNALAHWDNPKGDRYTVELDIISVDINVEGNGHTFPSIEILKTSIVDRNTNKRIEGIVGNNFSSYVRDYDFSVRLLEHNKNKTTFSIPENFGDLHGKLFKSFVNSSTYSEHFTKPPVICLSVSDNKTYHQTENQHPVLGVEYQPNESSLTEQYFKKMGLSVRYFMPINSAAPLAFYFFGDLLSDYTNLELISTISTMETFQKIYRPEIYNANAAAGTCYQPNLKNQDHSLTRIVYDREERSRLAILQGKFAEEHFIKPHQTILERWSASFAL from the coding sequence ATGAATACCGACTTTACCTTCGCCATTAAAAGCATTCGTTTTGATGAGAATTATCTCCCCTCAGACACTACGCGCATTACTACTAACTTTGCCAACCTGGCCAGAGGTGAGCGTCGCCAGGAGAATTTGCGCAACACCCTGAAGATGATTGACAACCGTTTTAATGCCCTTGCGCACTGGGATAACCCCAAAGGCGATCGCTATACAGTCGAGTTGGATATCATTTCTGTGGATATTAATGTTGAGGGTAATGGACATACCTTCCCGTCGATCGAAATATTGAAGACCAGCATTGTGGATCGCAACACGAACAAACGCATCGAAGGTATTGTCGGGAATAATTTTTCTTCTTATGTGCGCGATTATGACTTTAGCGTGCGCCTGTTAGAGCACAATAAAAACAAAACCACCTTTAGCATTCCGGAAAATTTTGGTGATTTACATGGAAAACTTTTTAAAAGCTTCGTGAATTCGAGTACCTATTCAGAGCACTTTACCAAACCCCCGGTTATCTGCCTGAGCGTTTCGGATAACAAAACCTATCATCAAACTGAAAATCAGCATCCCGTTTTGGGTGTTGAATATCAGCCAAATGAGTCATCGCTGACCGAGCAGTATTTCAAGAAAATGGGATTATCGGTTCGTTATTTTATGCCGATCAATAGCGCCGCACCTTTGGCCTTTTATTTCTTTGGCGACTTGCTGAGCGATTACACGAACCTTGAACTGATCAGCACCATCAGCACTATGGAAACATTTCAGAAAATTTATCGCCCGGAAATTTATAACGCCAATGCGGCAGCTGGAACTTGCTATCAGCCAAACTTGAAGAATCAGGATCACTCATTAACACGAATTGTTTATGACCGGGAAGAGCGTAGCCGTCTGGCTATCCTGCAAGGGAAATTTGCTGAGGAACATTTCATTAAGCCGCACCAGACCATTCTTGAGCGATGGTCTGCCAGCTTTGCGCTTTAA
- a CDS encoding methionine synthase has product MKKLLPTSTAGSLPKPSWLAQPETLWSPWKLHDQELIDGKLDALRLSLHEQEQAGIDIVGDGEQSRQHFVTTFIEHLDGVDFTKRETVRIRDRYDASVPTVIGAVSRQKPVFVDDAKFLRQQTKQPIKWALPGPMTMIDTLYDAHYKSREKLAWEFAKILNQEAKELEAAGVDIIQFDEPAFNVFFDEVNDWGIAALERATEGLKCETAVHICYGYGIKANTEWKKTLGAEWRQYEEIFPKLQKSTIDIISLECHNSRVPMELLELVRGKKIMAGAIDVATNTIETPEEVANTLRKALKFVDADKLCPCTNCGMAPLSRQVARDKLNALSAGTEIVRRELLGK; this is encoded by the coding sequence ATGAAAAAACTATTACCCACATCAACAGCGGGCAGCTTGCCAAAGCCCTCCTGGCTTGCTCAACCTGAAACGCTGTGGTCACCATGGAAATTGCACGATCAGGAATTAATTGACGGCAAACTAGATGCTTTGCGCTTGTCATTACACGAACAAGAGCAAGCGGGAATTGATATTGTCGGTGACGGCGAGCAATCGCGCCAACACTTTGTTACGACATTTATTGAACATCTGGACGGCGTTGATTTTACAAAACGTGAAACCGTTAGAATTCGCGACCGTTACGATGCGAGCGTGCCCACGGTTATTGGTGCAGTTTCTCGCCAAAAACCGGTGTTTGTGGACGATGCTAAATTTTTACGCCAACAAACCAAGCAACCCATTAAATGGGCCCTGCCAGGCCCCATGACGATGATCGATACGCTTTATGACGCGCACTATAAAAGCCGTGAAAAGCTAGCATGGGAATTTGCGAAAATTCTTAATCAGGAAGCTAAAGAATTAGAGGCCGCCGGCGTCGATATAATCCAGTTTGACGAACCTGCATTCAATGTGTTTTTCGATGAAGTCAATGATTGGGGTATCGCCGCCCTGGAACGAGCTACTGAAGGGTTAAAATGCGAAACAGCGGTACATATTTGTTACGGCTATGGAATCAAAGCCAATACCGAGTGGAAAAAGACCTTAGGGGCCGAGTGGCGGCAATACGAAGAAATTTTCCCTAAACTGCAAAAATCCACCATCGATATCATCTCACTGGAATGCCACAACTCGCGTGTTCCTATGGAGCTTCTGGAACTCGTTCGCGGTAAAAAAATCATGGCCGGGGCTATTGATGTCGCAACCAATACCATTGAGACCCCCGAGGAAGTGGCCAATACCCTGCGCAAGGCCCTTAAATTTGTCGATGCCGACAAGCTCTGCCCCTGCACCAACTGTGGCATGGCACCTTTATCGCGCCAAGTGGCACGAGACAAGTTAAATGCGTTAAGTGCAGGCACGGAAATCGTTCGCAGAGAACTCCTGGGAAAATAA
- a CDS encoding flavin reductase: protein MIDATDFRNAMSLLTSAVSVVTTAGVTGRYGFTASAVCSVTDTPPTLLVCMNKSSYLHAKFVENKILVVNVLGAHHQTISSVFSSKLDSPERFKHGVWTELKTGAPVLVDSLVSFDCQLEQAQTVGTHDIFICRVLAIQQARQDQSLVYFNRAYHQVGQATRV, encoded by the coding sequence ATGATTGACGCAACAGACTTTAGAAATGCAATGTCGTTATTAACAAGCGCTGTCAGCGTTGTTACGACTGCTGGGGTAACTGGTCGCTACGGGTTTACCGCTTCCGCCGTTTGTAGTGTCACAGATACGCCACCGACATTATTAGTCTGCATGAATAAATCATCGTATTTGCATGCAAAATTCGTAGAAAACAAAATTTTAGTAGTGAATGTATTAGGCGCACATCATCAGACTATTTCAAGTGTATTTTCGTCAAAACTGGATTCACCAGAACGTTTTAAACATGGAGTCTGGACAGAACTAAAAACGGGGGCACCCGTCTTAGTGGACTCATTAGTGAGTTTTGATTGTCAGCTGGAACAAGCTCAAACCGTCGGCACACATGATATTTTCATTTGCCGGGTTTTAGCGATTCAGCAAGCCCGGCAGGATCAAAGCTTGGTTTATTTTAATCGGGCTTACCATCAGGTGGGACAAGCGACTAGAGTTTAA
- a CDS encoding sulfite exporter TauE/SafE family protein: MELIFFLVIGAIAGFSAGLFGIGGGVIIVPILYTVFTQMGYEPEVIMHMALGTSLATIIVTSISSSLAHHKNGAIIWSVFKNLAPGLVIGSFLGAGIAGSLSGTNLQLIIGVFVIWVAYRMMFGSKRMKEHDSALPSTIKQLCAGTGIGLASAIFGIGGGSLTVPYLNYYGVVMQRAVGTSAACGLPIAIAGAFGFIFFGMKEQVNVPNSIGFVHIYAFLGISTMSFFSAKLGAKTAHALSPTKLKKCFAILLLAVGCFFLIKGLL, from the coding sequence GTGGAATTAATATTTTTTTTAGTAATAGGTGCAATAGCAGGATTTTCTGCAGGGCTCTTTGGTATTGGCGGTGGAGTAATCATAGTACCCATCTTGTATACAGTATTTACGCAAATGGGGTATGAGCCTGAGGTTATCATGCATATGGCTCTGGGAACCTCATTAGCAACAATTATTGTGACATCGATTAGTTCATCACTTGCACACCATAAAAATGGTGCGATTATCTGGTCTGTATTTAAAAATCTGGCACCGGGGTTGGTAATAGGGTCTTTTTTAGGAGCAGGCATTGCTGGATCGCTTTCAGGTACAAATTTGCAGCTGATTATTGGTGTTTTTGTAATTTGGGTTGCTTATAGGATGATGTTTGGGTCCAAGCGAATGAAAGAGCATGATTCAGCGTTACCATCCACGATCAAACAACTTTGTGCAGGCACAGGAATAGGCCTGGCCTCCGCAATATTCGGGATTGGCGGCGGAAGCTTAACTGTGCCGTACCTGAATTATTACGGTGTGGTAATGCAAAGGGCGGTTGGAACATCAGCCGCCTGTGGCTTACCTATCGCCATCGCCGGTGCGTTTGGTTTTATCTTTTTTGGTATGAAGGAGCAGGTAAATGTTCCGAATTCCATTGGGTTTGTCCATATTTATGCCTTCCTGGGCATTAGCACCATGAGCTTCTTTAGCGCAAAGTTAGGCGCTAAAACCGCACACGCATTATCCCCAACCAAGCTTAAAAAATGCTTTGCCATATTATTGCTGGCAGTAGGATGTTTTTTTCTGATTAAAGGGCTGCTTTGA
- a CDS encoding TonB-dependent siderophore receptor: protein MMKNFSKTLFSATLLLVAAAVNAEQEELLMMDLEQLMQVNITGATLRDESIKTVPSPTTVFTRQQLDNLGLDYLHELLAMVPGMQINRSADSPINYSYSIRGRRQGGRSREILLLVDGRAFADPRSGGSDSALYLYPLANIERVEIIRGPASAIYGSGAFTGVINIVSRQQTRALRIGVGENNKRVADIHLAHESGSWQTNAYAHLLADDGQSYQINGVHTRDPREETIIDWNLAYNKSKLKVFFSRLGAEDFFVVEKINNDFNSYRQETRYLSFEQGFNPADNWQANISASYRDMRQYLHGILVNAGALSAISQPSSNEPMLAKARLFGEAYQIKLTNDVEVTADVSTQFGVEWQNEREAEAQAYNNYDLEQLAKRQYPITYYGNFDHKSAVGAEDSRNTGGVYAQLLYNVTADTRLLGGLRYDYYQMISGRTSPRIGVVHQVNKHHTLKLLYGEAFRAPSFSETSLLNNPVLVGNPDLDNEIVKTTELVWLGTWNPISLGATIYHNKFENPIAAGFIDGVRSYVNGGDQEHYGGGVRFEWQINTAWMLRAHYSELRSLPESYFREADELSSMGINYQQGKWNWNFSAVYNGAREYQLTSTRRATLDSYWYGNTQLRYQFNRQQSISLAAKNLFDKDYATPPQGAGILGGVPNRGREASIVWRWEW from the coding sequence ATGATGAAAAACTTTTCTAAAACACTATTCAGCGCGACTCTGTTGCTTGTAGCGGCAGCGGTAAATGCTGAACAAGAAGAGTTATTGATGATGGATCTTGAACAGCTGATGCAAGTGAATATTACCGGTGCAACCCTGCGCGATGAATCGATAAAAACAGTTCCATCGCCCACCACAGTATTCACTCGCCAACAGTTAGATAACCTGGGTTTGGATTACCTGCACGAATTATTGGCCATGGTCCCCGGGATGCAAATTAATCGCAGTGCAGACTCTCCAATTAATTATTCCTACAGCATTCGCGGGCGGCGCCAAGGGGGGCGGTCACGTGAAATTTTATTGTTGGTTGATGGGCGTGCATTTGCTGATCCGCGGTCCGGGGGTTCGGACAGTGCACTTTATCTCTATCCATTAGCCAATATCGAACGAGTCGAAATTATTCGCGGGCCTGCCTCGGCAATTTATGGCTCGGGGGCATTTACCGGAGTGATCAATATTGTAAGCCGTCAACAAACGCGAGCGCTTCGCATAGGTGTGGGGGAAAATAATAAGCGCGTGGCGGATATTCATCTCGCGCATGAATCCGGCTCATGGCAAACCAATGCGTATGCTCACTTATTGGCGGATGATGGACAAAGCTACCAGATCAATGGTGTCCATACCCGTGACCCACGTGAAGAAACCATTATTGATTGGAATCTTGCTTACAACAAAAGTAAATTGAAAGTGTTTTTTTCGCGGTTGGGGGCTGAAGACTTCTTTGTCGTGGAAAAAATAAATAACGATTTTAATTCGTATCGCCAGGAAACGCGTTATTTATCATTTGAGCAAGGTTTTAACCCCGCAGACAATTGGCAAGCGAATATTTCTGCTAGCTATCGCGATATGCGTCAATACCTGCACGGAATTTTAGTCAATGCCGGTGCGTTAAGTGCTATCAGTCAACCATCCAGCAATGAGCCGATGCTTGCCAAGGCTAGATTATTTGGTGAGGCATACCAGATTAAACTGACTAATGATGTCGAAGTTACCGCTGATGTTAGCACGCAGTTTGGTGTTGAATGGCAGAACGAGCGCGAGGCAGAAGCCCAAGCCTATAATAATTATGATCTGGAACAGTTGGCTAAGCGCCAATACCCCATTACGTATTATGGAAATTTCGATCATAAAAGTGCAGTAGGGGCGGAGGACTCCAGAAATACGGGCGGCGTGTACGCTCAGCTTTTGTATAACGTTACCGCTGACACGCGCCTACTCGGCGGGCTCCGTTATGATTACTATCAAATGATTAGTGGGCGTACCAGCCCCCGTATTGGTGTTGTGCATCAAGTCAATAAACACCATACGCTGAAATTACTCTATGGCGAGGCATTTCGTGCTCCCAGTTTTTCTGAAACCAGTTTGCTTAATAATCCTGTGCTGGTGGGTAATCCCGATCTGGATAATGAAATTGTAAAAACCACTGAGTTGGTATGGTTAGGCACGTGGAATCCTATCAGTCTCGGCGCAACTATCTATCACAATAAATTTGAAAACCCCATTGCCGCCGGTTTTATTGATGGTGTGCGCAGCTATGTAAATGGTGGAGATCAGGAGCATTATGGCGGTGGGGTTCGGTTTGAATGGCAAATAAATACTGCCTGGATGCTGCGTGCTCACTATAGCGAGTTACGCAGCTTGCCTGAGAGCTATTTTCGCGAGGCAGATGAGCTTAGTTCTATGGGAATAAATTATCAGCAAGGAAAATGGAATTGGAATTTTTCCGCTGTTTATAACGGGGCTCGCGAATACCAACTTACTAGCACCCGCCGCGCCACACTGGATTCCTACTGGTATGGAAATACTCAGCTTAGGTATCAATTCAATCGTCAACAAAGTATTTCGCTTGCTGCAAAAAATCTATTCGATAAAGATTATGCAACACCACCACAAGGCGCAGGTATTCTTGGTGGCGTACCCAATCGCGGGCGAGAGGCAAGTATTGTTTGGCGGTGGGAGTGGTAA